The Tripterygium wilfordii isolate XIE 37 chromosome 23, ASM1340144v1, whole genome shotgun sequence genomic sequence GGTAATTCCTTTGTCTTTGGTTGTAGCAATTGGCAACGGTATTGCTCATTCACTTTGGTCGAGAAATGGGATACACGAGAGCTAGAAGAATTGATATGCCAACCGCTAAGAAACTGCTCCCAGTTTCCCTCTTCTACAATGCCAATGTGGCGTTTGCTTTGGCAAGCTTGAAAGGAGTTAATATTCCCATGTATATTGCAATAAAGAGACTCACTCCACTAGCTGTACTGATTGCTGGTTTTTTCACAGGAAAGGGGAAACCTACAACACAGGTTTGTGCTGCCCTTTACTGAGTTTATGTTACATAGATCATTATATATTCTGATATTGGCTTCCATTTCATGATTTATCATTAATGTATGTATTCTGAATGAATTTCAATGGCAATGATGATTTTTAGGATAATGCTTAGCATCACGGACCAGTTGTCAGTATGTCAGATTATATCGCAACCTTAATATGTCTTgttaaaacattttatttttgaagtAAGATGCCAGGATTTTCCAAGTCCTTTGGGTTATTTTGAggttacaattttttttccttacataAAGAAGCAGAAGCATGTGAAATTAAGCAATACCAAACTCAACTTAATTAGTAATACATTCATTGCCTGTGGAGACTAGATAACATGCTTTATGGAGGAGCATGAAGATGAATAAGTAAATAAGCGGCTATACTTAAAAATCTTTCTCCAGTAAATATAATTGAAAAAATTCCAAGTAGTGCCTTTTGACTACTGAAGTGAATGTTGTGTGTTCTGACAAACTTTGATATTTCGATTCCATATTTCAGGTAACTCTATCAGTACTACTGACTGCTGGTGGGGTTATTATAGCGGCACTTGGAGACTTTTCCTTTGACCTGTTTGGTTATTCGATGGCCCTTACTTCCGTTTTTTTCCAGGTTGGGTCTTAACTCTGTAGTTGCACATGGATATTTATGGTTCATGCCATTTTGGTCTAATTTCATAGTGTTTAACCCAAAATGCAGACCATGTACCTTGTGTTGGTGGAGAAGTCTGGTGTGGAGGATGGTCTTACTTCAGTTGAAATAATGTTCTATAACAGCTTTTTGTCTCTTCCAGTTTTGATATTTCTCATCATGGCAACAGGAGAGTTTCCAAATTCTCTGTCATTATTATTTGCAAAGGTCGGAATCTTAAACTTATTCATTAGCTGTATAGTACTATACTGTTGTCTCTTATACAATTTAAGGGAACTCTCAATTTTTGTCTTTGATTGCAGAGTAATTccttatcatttttgtttatcCTTATAACTTCCTTGGTGATGGGCATAGCTCTCAACTTCACCATGTTCTTATGTACCATAGTCAACTCTGCCCTAACAACCACCATCGTTGGAGTTCTCAAAGGCGTTGGATCCACGGTAAGGATAAAATTTCGCTTTAGTTCTGTTATGGATGTATTGTCCGTGTTTTTGGGCCACATTCATGAATAAATTGAaggaaatataaaaaaaaaaaaaaaaaaaaatttaatgaatcaGTTTGGTTGtccaaattttatgaaattttatgtgacgattgaaatttgtttgtgtttttggcTGGGGATTTATTGCCCCTGTTTTTTAGAGAAGTTGGAggggagtgtatatatatatatataggtaaatGTTAAATATGTGGCAATTGAAATGTGTTTTATGTGGTTTTTCAGACCCTTGGATTTGTGTTGCTTGGTGGTGTGCAAGTGCATGGTTTGAATGTGAGCGGCCTGGTAATCAACACAGCTGGTGGTGTGTGGTATTCGTTTGCCAAATATCAACAGAAGAAGAGCAAACAACCAAAAGTAGTGGCAGATATAGAGGCTCATCGTAAATAAAACCACCATCGGAGGATTGCAGGTGTTAATTAATTACTACTTTTTTTTGCATCTTGAAATCAAGTTGAGATAGATAGATAATGGGATTTAATTTACAACTGATTATATGATATTGTGGAAACTTCATGTTCTTTTACCTCTTTTATGGATTAGACTCTAGTGGTAGTGGTAGTGGTAGTGGTAGTGGTAGTGGAGTCTCGTTTACTACTCTTTATGCTGTCACTCTTAAATGTGCTATTTCTCATAGATTAGGATGAACATTATATGAACCCAAAATTAACTAAGTGTTCCCCAATCTTTGCACTCCccagttaaaaatataacattacgTATATAGTGTGAcccttttttgtgattttttcaaATGAATACCATATGTACCCCatacccaaaaccctaaaccacaTCTCTGTCACCAGAATTCTCCATTATCACCGATCAGCCTATCCCTCCACCATAATCAACCCAAAATCAGACGGTACAGATCGCTACATATGGGTCCCACATGGACAGTTCTTCCCACGCCAAAGTCAACCTTCTCCGTCAAATACAGATACATGCTCATCGTCTCCGTCAAATACGGGCTCGTCGTTGGCCATCTTTCTTTGTCCTCCGCGCCTTCGTTGAGGGTATTCAAAGGTGATGAAGGCGAATAGAGGAACACGCTAGGTCTAGAGGATTTTGGTGGAGACAATGGAGTTTCATAAGAATGACGTTTTTAGCAATATTTTGAGGTATACTTGGTAAATCATTTAGATTAGACAGAAGTTGAGTCTCATTTACTCTTTTTATGCTATTTTAAAGGGTGACATGCAAGCTTTCCATGGGAACTCTGTCTCTTTGATATTGAAGGgatttgtttctctttattattattattactattattattcttATCCTCTAGCCTTTAGATGGGCAGGTAATACTTACCCCTGATATTGCAAAACCAGAAAATCTCCAAATGAGTGGGCCACAAATCCCCATAAGAGGGTGAAGGACAAATCAGGGGTTAAAACCATTACTTATTCTTGCCGTCTGTAGGAAAGGGTAACCGATCATGGCTGGGATTTATCTCTTGCTCATGAACAGCTTATGAAAGGAAGTGGACCTTCAGTTCAGTTCAACCAAAGTTATTCTTCGATTACAGTTTCCAGGCGTCAACAGAATGGTAAGACACTAATTAATGACATGTTCAACAAACTAATTGCAACGAGTAATCCTCAGAATCTCAGATGCAACAGATGAAGAGACCTAGGCACCTAATAGAAACACCTTATGATGCCAACATTGGGAATGGACCCTCAACCAGTGGCAAAACCTCTTCCAGTACACAGCATACCAAACCAAACCATAAAATATGAAGAATACAGTAGACAACCTCCTCCCCCAATTCCAGACCCACAAATGCACGGGGGCAAAGGAAACAGCAGGGGATGAAATAAACCCTACTTCAATCGCAATTACACAGAGAAGAAACAATGTTTGTCAGCTGGATGAGCGaccttcaaatccatagaccaaaaaatgtgagaattttttttaagactTACTTGCGACTACCTCATCACACGACAATAGGAGGAAGACCCCAAAAACTCTTCTTGAAAAATCACCAACCCCCACccaaataataatagtaatagaTAATAAAAGGGGATGAGCCCATGTGTGCCAAATGTAATTCTGAGACTTCCAACCATCATCAGTAAATTTCATAAGGCATCTCGACTTGGAaaacaaaagttaaaaaaacaactaaaagaAAAGTCTAAAACTATATTCTTCCAAGAACCCAAGACTTAACTTCTGTGAACAGATGTACCTGCCAGAAGCATTTGAAGCAGCTCCGAATCCTTTTAAGGTAAAAGTAAACGAAATGCCAATAGAGATTGAGGGACGCACATCACAGCAGCAGAGTTCAATCAAAGAGAAGCATCTAGAGACGTAGGCAGCTAAGACGATAATCATTCAAAATTGAAGATGTCAAAGCAGGGCAGCCAACAATTAAGCCTCAGTTTGGAAGCAGAAACCAATGAGAAGACCCAGAAGAAACctcaacacaaaaagaaaaaagcataAACTTTTAGCAAATACTGTTCAGAACAAATTATCTCCATAAATATCACTTCTTCATAACCAATGACAGGAAAAAAAAGCTGTAGCTATTCTGCATAACTTATAATGAAAAATAACCAGCAGTGACAAAAGTAAGAAGGAAACTTATCAAGTGGCTGAGAGCCGATTTAAACATAGTCGCACTGAAGTCCACAGACACTAAACACACTTAATCTCAGCGGCCTCTCGATTAAGATAACTTAACTCCTGCTACGACGACGATCCCTCAGTCCATTGCTgcacaaaattaaacaaaaacaacaattaaTAACATAAAACCAGTATGAGCAACATCAAGACACAATGCTTAATCTTGCACAGACCAAGGTCACGGGAAGGAAGGAGAGACTACAAGCAAACATCATTCAGCAAAGGGAGCACAAATGACAtttgaacatatataatatttgaagTGAATATCACCATAGCAGAAAGGGAAATCAAGCAAAAACCAATAACAAATAGAGCCACCAGCTAGAGCATTGAGAAGCCCCTCCTCCCTCTTATATTTTGATACTACGAGTATGATTCTGCCGCACAACGTATAACccataaaggtaaacaactctcgtgcacaagactTCCACTAAAGGACATGGTCGGGGACAAATAGGATTTACGCAGATCTTATCTCTGCATAATATGTACAAAGACTGTTTTCAAGAAGTGAATCTGCGACCTCTACAAACATACAGCTTTACTAAAATTCAACTTCAACAGTTAACTTCAAGCTTTGTCCCCAAAAATCACGATGATACTTAAAGACCTTAACTAAGACCTCAAACTGATGAAGACAaccggacaaaaaaaaaaactttacgTGCTCAAGATCTAAACAAAGTAACAAGCACTCCCAATctgaaaatttctttaaataGTTTATTAAGGATAAAGACATACATGTTCACAATTGATGCACTAATAATTCAAAGGTTTAATTAATGACAAAATCTCCTCCACAGCACAGGGAAATTCCTCACAGGTCTTAGAAACTTTGATGATAATGGATATCCGTAAAAAAAAAGCTCAAGCTGTAAAAAGATAAGAGTCACTTCACCCGTTGGCGTATGGCGCCTCCTCACGTCCACGATAAACTGGAGACCTGCTGAAGCTACGCCCGCGAGGTGAAGGACTACGACGTTTGGGAGATCGTCCACGAGGGCTATAACTCCTGCTTCACAATGACCAGTGttacaaaataaaatgaaacacATGGTTCTTTGaccaaaacaaaaactaaacacAATTAGAAAGTACATACAAATATGATTTAGTAACCTTACCTTCGACCATAGCTTGGGCTCCTGCGATACCTAGGACTGTTGCTACGTCTTCTTCCTGAACCAACTCGTGTACGGCATTCACGAGCAAAGTGACCAGGTTCACCACATTCATAACACTTCAAGTCAGAACCCCCATAACGGCCACGACCCCCTCCACggccaccacctccaccacccccacccccacccccacccctaGAATTGTGAGAGAGCTCAACTCTCCAGCCATTCTTTCCTGTTCGAAGAAGAACATGGCATTAAAGCATACATTAAAAGAAGTACACTGAGATTTCTAGTAAGAAATTCTCTTTCACAGGGATACTATAGTAACTAGAAATTCCAAGAAATCCAGCGAAGGTGCAGCAAACAAGCTTTAAGCATCCTAAGAGAGATCCGAATGTGAAAGAAATTTAACAGAAAAACTTAAAAATCATAACACAACTACTAACTTTATTGGCAGTAAACAGCAAATTCAAGTCCAGAAATGGtacaaaaaatcaaatcataTATCGGCCAAGATTGAAGTTTGTAAAATTTACCAAATACAAGAAACATTCATGAAACTTCAACCAAAAATAGATCACAGTAATGTATAATGGCAATAATAGAAAATTATCATGATTCAGTTGACCGGGAGCAGAATATGTCTTGTGTCTTCAGGAAATTCTCTTATATAGGTCCATATCTAATGTTGCATAATTATTCAGGCAATCTAAAACATATTTGCAACCTAAGGCAAACTGGATGTAAACTTAATAAAGTGGACTGATAACATCTACATGCCCTATGTTGTGCATCCCTAAAGGCCAAATGCAGTAAGCAATGTCAAATCCAACAAACTAATGAGAATCTGTTAAAAGGCcgacaaaaaaaatcttgatcGCATCACCATTGTAATAAAGGCATCAGgcattgatttcttttcttttcaagaaATTCTAACACTGAcgatatatatttttcaaaggCAGAGCGGGACTGATCATCTAACATTTCCCCAACCTCACCACTTGTGAAGAAGACAGTTTAAAAAAAGAACAACATTTAAATGCTTTGTCAAAGTACCATCTAATTCACGAATTGCATCCTGCGCATCTCTTTTATCATCAAAGTCAATAAAAGCATAACCTGGTGGCCTCCGAGCAACCCATACACTGCAGAGAATACGCGGTGCACATCAAATAatcataaataaaatgaaattcaaaaaaatgtaCATTTAGAGGCCCTGCACTTTAACGCTATTCTCACTACAATTAAAAACTGTCAATATCTAGGATGTTGACAGTGAGGAAATCATCAAGAGAATACCAGGATTTACATCTGAATACCATCCAAAATAGTAAAAAATTCTGTTCAAAGTGCATGATAATCGCTTCCTGCGATCAGTTTCTAAAGTCTAAACCCTAACTTAGGTATCAAATCAAATGAATCCCCATAAATAACTGAATGTATTCAAATAATTTGTGAACAGTGAAAAAATCATCAGCAGAATACCAGGATTTACACCTGAATACCATCCAAAATAGCAAAAACATTCTTCTCGAAGAGTATGATAATATCCTCCTGCCATCAGTTTCTAAACCCTAAGTTAGCTATCAAATCAAATAACTGAATGTATTACAAACAATTAGTAACCATAACAAAGCAGTCAAGGTCAACAAACACAACATTTCCTTTGAAAGGtcctctatttttattttttttttctttttagcttTTTTCCTGGGGAGGGGATTCAAACCTGCTACTAGCAGGTCATGGGACTGCGAAGGTGGTAGTTCAACAAGTATAACAGACCAGATACCAATTACAATGGGCATATATTCAAAAAAtctagaaaataaatataccCATTACTTTTGCAAATTTATGAGCAAATAAGAAACAATGAGGAGAGAAATTCCACCTCCTTAGTTCTTACCACTCCAATTGCATGGAACTCATCTTCAAGATCGCGTTCAGAAACATGGGGGTCCAAATTACCCACATATACACGAGACATTGTTCAACAAGTATAACAGACGTTACAGACCAGATACCAATTACAATGGgcatatcaaatattcaaaaaatctagaaaataaatataccCATTACTTTTGCAAATTTATCAGCAAATAAGAGACAATGCAGAGATAAATCCCACCTTCTTATCACTCCAAAAGTACGGAACTCATCTTCAAGATCACGTTCAGAGACACGGGGGTCCAAATTACCCACATAGACACGAGACATTGTTTCAAAGATTCCTGTTGAGCAAAAGATCGTAAAATAATTAACAATCAGCACCCGAATCATATTTCACTAAGAAAACAGGGAGAAAGAAGTGTGAAATCTGAAACAGGATTCATCATAGCCAAATTCCGTGAGTAAAATCAAAAACCTAATACGGCTCACTCACATAAATATCAACCAAACAATTCCTCACAGCTGCTCCGTCAAGCACAATTAAAAAATCCATGTAACAGTCATGCTACAATAGCGTTGATGGAAAATATTTCAGTgataaaatacccaaaaactcaCAGATTAAATTCTCCACATATTCTAAATTCCGAAGGACAATCAGCCgaaaacaaataataacaaaaaactGAGAAACAAACAGGGATTAGACCCCAAACATGTAGTTTTAGTCATCACAGACATTGTGAAGTGAAATCAAATTGTTAAAATCCGATCAAATACTGACAGTTCAATTCGTAGACAAACGGAACGGACGGTCACAAACAGGATCAACATATAACAGAACTGTGCAcgtaaaaaaaagtaaaaaaatctaAACCTGAAGCAACGCGAATAGAGAAACCCTAGTCGATATCCCGCCGTTTCTTTCtcgctttctctttctttctctcttcgtGTTAGGTTTCCGTTGGATTGGATCGAAGGAGACCGAGGCCTCGTTTATTACATGGCAAGAATGTTGAATGACCGGCCGCTCGATGGTTAAGTCCTGAATTTCCCAAGTTGCCCCCGGCTATGATGTAAGCATGAAATTTAAAATCtttaacaaaattttaaattatatttattttatcgtATTGTGTTAAAAATCTTTTAGCTAGATATTACTACAAATTGCAATTTCATAATTTAGTATTACAATGAACTGCAACTTAACTCCGCATGCGCTTGCACTCGATCCCAAGTTTGAATAAAGGAGGATGTTTGCGGTAGATTGGTAGTCAGCATAAAACTCTATCAAATATATGAACATGAGTTAAAATGAGAAGTTCGTTAGGACATTCCCTATGTGCATCGGATTGTATCAAAACTTAGTTTCTATGAAAAATGAGTGAAGGCTGGCACGGGCGTATGTTAATAATGACGCACTATATCGGATCCCGAGTGTAGTGATAAATGAGTAAGGGCATGCTAGGGCGTCCCTCGCAAGTGACGCGCTACATCGACATTCGAATACGATAAGACATAGCCAAGAGTTCCCTCGCTATGAATGGATGGAGGTAAAGAAGTTACTCCATGATTATAGGATTAGGATAGATACCTAGAACATGAGGTCACTTACAGACAGATTAACTGAGTTAGTTGACATCGTGATTGGACATAAGGTTAACATAAGGTCTTTACATGATACTAAATAGGTGGGTGAAAATCTAGAGAATTGTAAATTGATATAGATAAAAGGATTGTAAATTAATTCCGGAAAATAGTCTAACCATACAACatagaattatttttttctcttgtaattttttttgtttttctttatattttgcTTTCTAATGCGTCGGCCGCATACCTACTCCAGTTGATAAGCCAATTGCCAAAATTATTTCGGTTAATTCGTGATACCAATGATGGGGGACCGGGACCTACAGGCTAACAGCTAGCTGGGTGTATTTGATGAATTAATGTAACAATGAAATGCGTtaggaaagaaacaaaaaaaaaagtttggaatATGATGTTCATAGCGGCTGTCTGGATCAATATTTGGACTGAACGAAACAATGTAATCTTTGAGGATAAGTAAGTAGATTGGGGGAATGTTATTTATCTTGTCTACATCAGAAATTATGCATAATTATTCTGACGGCATCAAATTTAGAGCCAACCTAAACAAACCTACAAGACCCCCTTGCC encodes the following:
- the LOC119992534 gene encoding serine/arginine-rich splicing factor RSZ22-like, giving the protein MSRVYVGNLDPRVSERDLEDEFRTFGVIRSVWVARRPPGYAFIDFDDKRDAQDAIRELDGKNGWRVELSHNSRGGGGGGGGGGGGRGGGRGRYGGSDLKCYECGEPGHFARECRTRVGSGRRRSNSPRYRRSPSYGRRSYSPRGRSPKRRSPSPRGRSFSRSPVYRGREEAPYANGNGLRDRRRSRS
- the LOC119992858 gene encoding UDP-galactose/UDP-glucose transporter 7-like isoform X1; translation: METRGDADTSSYLSLFAALSYGIASMAMVFINKAILMQYGHSMTLLTLQQLATVLLIHFGREMGYTRARRIDMPTAKKLLPVSLFYNANVAFALASLKGVNIPMYIAIKRLTPLAVLIAGFFTGKGKPTTQVTLSVLLTAGGVIIAALGDFSFDLFGYSMALTSVFFQTMYLVLVEKSGVEDGLTSVEIMFYNSFLSLPVLIFLIMATGEFPNSLSLLFAKSNSLSFLFILITSLVMGIALNFTMFLCTIVNSALTTTIVGVLKGVGSTTLGFVLLGGVQVHGLNVSGLVINTAGGVWYSFAKYQQKKSKQPKVVADIEAHRK
- the LOC119992858 gene encoding UDP-galactose/UDP-glucose transporter 7-like isoform X2 encodes the protein MAMVFINKAILMQYGHSMTLLTLQQLATVLLIHFGREMGYTRARRIDMPTAKKLLPVSLFYNANVAFALASLKGVNIPMYIAIKRLTPLAVLIAGFFTGKGKPTTQVTLSVLLTAGGVIIAALGDFSFDLFGYSMALTSVFFQTMYLVLVEKSGVEDGLTSVEIMFYNSFLSLPVLIFLIMATGEFPNSLSLLFAKSNSLSFLFILITSLVMGIALNFTMFLCTIVNSALTTTIVGVLKGVGSTTLGFVLLGGVQVHGLNVSGLVINTAGGVWYSFAKYQQKKSKQPKVVADIEAHRK